The genome window TGGCCATGAAGTTGTTCAGCGTACTCAGTACATCTCGTACCAGCTCCCAGTCCTGGGTATTGATGGCCCTGGCGATATCGGTGAGGCGTAAGTTATTGGTCTGTTTGGCGGCGTATTGGCTGCCATAGACCGCATAAGCCAAGCCATGCGCCGTCTTGCAGACCACATTGCGAGGAAAGCGTCCCTTGGCTGCGAGCTCGACAGGTTTGTTGTAGCAGAGATAAAGCATTTTCACCGAGGCGTGGTGGGTGGCATAACCAACCAGTGTTGTGGTTTTGCCTGTGCCGGCGAAGGCTTGGACCAGTAGCTTCTCTGCTGTTGAATCGACGATGGGCTGCTGTTCTTGTGTCCACTGCATGGGCAGCTCCTAGAGGTATTTTTTGAAGCTGGAGACAGTGATGTAAACCGATACGCCCAATAACAACGCGCACGGCAGCAAAATAAGCAGGGGGCTGACGCTGATCGGGATAGCCAGGTAAATCGTCCATGGCACGATGGCCAGCGGAATAATGGTTCCGCGTGCTTTGTGATACAGGTAGCTCGACTCACGGCCGGAGCCGAACTTGCGTAGATCACGTCGCACCAGGCCATCCACCAGGCCCGTAAACGCCGCCAGTGCAAACAGTGGGATTGTCAGTGTCAGGATGACCATTCGTACGCAAAAGGTGAGCACGGTATAAAGCATGGCCAAGCCGTAATCCTGGAACTTGATCATGACCCGACCGAGTTCGTAGCGCAGGTCGAACATGCCGGCGTGCTGCGGCGACGTGGAGCGAGCGTATTGGGTCAATGAGTTAATGCTGTCTTGCAGGCCGCTTTTTACCATCAGCCAA of Pseudomonas fluorescens contains these proteins:
- a CDS encoding TIGR03747 family integrating conjugative element membrane protein encodes the protein MADMAEKAQQQQEGQKSFLGMVISAPFHFLGVMFGSLLGAILVEWLCMYVFWPDAGWKHAQQMFEHELGWLSQDLLHSVVIKEPGRTATWLAKTTYDWLMVKSGLQDSINSLTQYARSTSPQHAGMFDLRYELGRVMIKFQDYGLAMLYTVLTFCVRMVILTLTIPLFALAAFTGLVDGLVRRDLRKFGSGRESSYLYHKARGTIIPLAIVPWTIYLAIPISVSPLLILLPCALLLGVSVYITVSSFKKYL